CATTATTAAATACTTTTCTCATAAATGAAAGATCTCTAATATCTCCTTTTGCGAAAATTATTTTTGAATTAGGGTTCATATATTTTATTTTCTCTAGAGATTTATTTGTACTATTAATATTTGAATCAACCACAATAAGTTGATAATTTTTTTCAGTTAAACAAAGACAAGTATGACTTCCTATAAAACCAGCACCTCCAGTGACAAGAATAGTTTTCATAGATCTAAAAATATTTTTTTAACGATTTCACAAATAAATTACCCCCCCTATTTGTAGAAGTTAATAAACAATTATAGAAACATTGTTTTAATTTAGAAGAAGGGGCACTAACAATAATTGCATTACAAAGTTGAATACTGTTAAAATTTTTACTTCCTTTGTTTTTGATCTTATAAATAAAAATTTTTACAAAATTCATGAATCTTGTAAGTCTAAAATTACGAATATTAAATACTCCTCTTTGAGTTGAATAAAAATATTTCTTCACTTTTTTTTTATCTTTATTTAACGCCTCAAGACTAGCTATTTTAAAATTAATTTTAAAGTAAATTTTAAAACTATTAATAGCTATATAATTATCAAAACTATTATAAAGTTTGATTAATAATGGCAAACGACTAAATATATTTGTTCCAATCATTAAAGATCTTACTATAGACGAATTTTAATATTATATTTTTACCAAATGCTGAAAAAACATCATTAAGCTTACAAAAATTTTAAATTGGATAATAATTAACATTCAATCATTTTAACTTTAATTTACATAAATTATTATTTCATTTTTGGAAATTAAAAAATGCTAAAAAACAAGAAAATGACTTCTAAAAAAATTATTTTATAAAGTTTATAATTTTTAATATCATTTATTTACTAAAATAAAAAAAAATAAAAAAAATAAATGCAGAGGAAAGGAATAATTCTTGCGGGAGGCAGCGGCACAAGACTCGCTCCTATTACAAAAGCAATAAGTAAACAGTTAATGCCAATTTATAATAAACCAATGATTTATTATCCTCTTTCAACTTTAATGCTTTGTGGCATAAGAGAAATTCTTGTTATTACAACTCCTTTTCATAAAGAATCATTTATGAATCTTTTAGGAAATGGTGAAGATTTAGGGATTAGATTAAATTATAAAACTCAAGAAAATCCTGATGGAATTTCTCAGGCATTTATAATAGGAGAGAATTTTATTAATAATTCACCTGTAGCTTTAATACTCGGAGATAATCTTTTTAATGGTTCTGATTTAGTTAAAAAACTAAAGATAATTAACAAAAAATATTCGAAAAATACAATATTTGCCTTCCCAGTAAATGATCCAGAAAGATATGGAGTTGTTGAATTTGATGAAAATTCAAAGGTTATAAATATTGAAGAGAAACCGAAAAAGGCAAAAAGTAGATATGCAATTACAGGTCTATATTTCTATGATAAAAGCGTTGTTGAAAAAGCACATAAAATAGTTCCATCATCAAGGGGCGAATTGGAAATAACCTCATTAAATAAGCTTTATTTAGCGGAAAATAATCTTAATGTAGAAATTATGAACAGGGGTATGGCATGGCTAGACACTGGTACTTTTGATTCTCTAAATCAAGCGTCAAACTATATAAGAATTTTAGAAAAAAGACAAGGTCTTAAAATAGGTTGTCCATATGAAGTCGCATGGAGAAATAATTGGATAAGTGATGAAAAATTTAAAGAATCTGCAGTTAAATTCGAGAAAAGTGGATACGGTAATTACTTTTTAGATTTAATCAATGAAAAAATTTAGTTGATTTTTATATGGATGTACAAAAGTGTAAAACTAAAAAAGGAGTAAATATAAATGGTCCCTTATTGATCAGTCCAAATGTTTACGAGGATGAAAGAGGGTACTTCATGGAAAGTTGGAATATGAGAGCATTTAACCAAAAAATCATTAGAGATATTATTTTCGTACAAGACAACCATTCAAAATCCAAAAAAAATGTACTAAGAGGGTTACATTATCAAATGCCTCCATATGATCAAGGTAAATTAGTAAGGTGCATCAAAGGCGAGATATTTGATGTCTTCGTTGACTTAAGGATTAATTCAGAAACCTTTTTATTATGGGCTGGGGAATATCTTAATGACAAAAATAAAAGTCAATTATGGATCCCCTCTGGATTTGCCCATGGTTTTCTAACTATCACAGATACCGCAGAAGTACTTTATAAGACAACAAATTATTGGTCTAAAGATCATGAACATACTATAAAATGGGATGACAACTCTATTAATATTGAATGGCCCTTGAATGGGAACTTGCCAATACAGTCTGATAAAGACAAAAATGCTGAAAATCTAAATGAAATTTCCATTAAAAAATTATTTAAAAATGATATTTAATTTCTTATGAAAGTTTTACTTACTGGAGAATCTGGTCAGCTTGGAAAAATAATAAAATTAACAAAGCCTGAAAATGTAAATTTAATTTACAATAATAGACAAAATTTCAACCTAAATAATCATGAAAATTGTAAACGATTTATAAAGAAATATAAACCTGATTGGGTTATTAATACTGCTGCTTATACAAACGTTGACATGGCAGAAAAAGAAAAAGAAATTGCTTATTCAATAAACGCATTAGGTCCTAAGGCTATTGCTGAGGCGCTTGAAGAAACAAAAGGACGTCTTTTACATATAAGTACCGATTATGTTTTTAATGGGGAACAAAATCATCCCTATACCACTAATCAGCCAGTCTCACCTATAGGAATCTATGGGAATTCCAAAGCACTTGGTGAAAAATATATTAGTAATATTTTAGGAATAAAAAACAAGTGTTTTATTATTAGAACAAGTTGGTTATCTGGACCAATAGGTAATAATTTTGTTTTAAAGATCCTCAATCTTCATAAAAACAAAGATGAGATTTCAGTCGTTTCAGATCAATTTGGTAAGCCAACTAGCACTATTAATCTAGCAAAAGTTTGTTGGGCATTAATTCAAAATTCTTTTTTAGATCCAAACTTAAAAAATTATCCAGAAATTATGCATTGGAGCGATGAAGGAGTAACCAGTTGGTATGAGATAGCATATAGACTTGGACAATTAGGTGAAGAATATAGCTTATTTACCAAAGCTGCAAAAGTCATTCCTATCTCTTCCTCTAACTATGATAGCCTGGCAAAAAGACCTCCTTATTCGGTGTTAGATTGTACTACCACCAAGAAGATATTAAATTTAGAAGGAATGCATTGGCGTGTTGCTTTAAAGGAAATTATCAAACACCCATTATTTAAAATGTAAATCTGAAAGAGATAGTATGAAAAAGAATCTTAAATTAATCCAAAATAATCTAGTTGAGTTATTAGAGAATAAAAAAATACTGATTACTGGCGGTGCAGGTTTTATCGGTGGGACTTTAATTAGAAGATTATTAAAAAAAAGTGAAGCTAAAATCTACAATCTAGATAAATTAACATATTGCAGTGACTTACAATCAATCAATCAATTATTAAAAAATAGCAAAAATAAAAATAATAGGTATAGTTTTTACAAGATAGATTTATTTAATCAAAAAGAATTATTAGAAATAATATGCAATATAAAGCCAGATATAATTATGCATTTAGCAGCAGAAAGCCATGTAGATAGATCAATTGATAATGCTGATTTATTTCTTAAAAGTAATGTAATTGGTACTTATAATTTATTAGAGGCAGTTAAAAAATATTATTCATCTTTGAAAAATGAAAAAAAAAATAAATTTATTTTTCATCACATTAGCACCGATGAAGTTTTTGGTACTTTAGGTGATTCAGGAAAATTTAATGAAGAAACAAACTATAATCCTAGGAGCCCATATTCGGCAACTAAAGCGTCAAGTGATCATTTAGTAAGATCTTGGTACCATACCTTTAATCTTCCCATCATAATTACAAACTGTAGTAATAATTTTGGACCTTGGCAATTTCCTGAAAAACTTATTCCTTTAGTAATAAGAAAAGCTATCTTGAAAGAAAAAATTCCCATATATGGTGATGGACTAAATATTAGAGACTGGTTATTTGTTGAAGATCATATTGATGCATTACTTTTAGTAATCATATTTGGCAATGCTGGCGAAACGTATTGTGTTGGAGGAGGCGAAGAAAAAACCAATATAGATATTGTTAAAAAGATATGTAAATACTTAGATTTAAAACTAAATCCAACTAATTCTTATTTAACACAAATAGATTATGTTGCTGATAGACCAGGTCACGATTATAGATATTCTATTGATTCATCATTAATCAAAAAAAATCTTGGTTGGATACCTGAGCACAATTTTGATACAGCACTTTTTAAAACTATAGATTGGTATATAAATAATCAAAATTGGTGTGAAAAAAAAATTAAAGATTCAGGATATCAGCTTGAGCGAATTGGCAATTAAATTTTATGACGATATTTGGAAATGGATATGTAGCAAACTTACTTAAAAATAGTAGTATCAATTTTTCATTTGATATTTACGCAAAAGGAATTTCAAATTCAGTTGATGCCTCTCAAAAGGAATACAAAAGAGATATCAAATTATTGGAAGAGCTTATCAAAAAACAAGATCAACTCTTCTACTATATTTCAAGTTCAGATCTTTCAAATAAGAAACATGATAAAACAGATTATCTAAAGCATAAAAAGAATTGTGAATCACTTGTTTTATCTACCCCCTACGCAAGAGTAATTAGAATATCACAAATTGTTGGGAATCTAAATTCTGAGACAGCTCTATTAAATTACTTCAAAAATAAAATATTATTGAAATCAAAAATAAATATCCATTATGGAAAAATTAGGTATCCAATATCCTCAGAAGATGTAATTAAAGGATTTGAAATATTAAATGAAATTGGTGACAAAGCTAGAATAATAGACTTTAGACCTAAGTTTGGAATAAAAGCAGAAAATATAATTAATTTGATGATGCAAGAATTAAAAATTTCAACTGATATAGAATATTCTTTTTTTAACTCTAACGAAGAAGAATGGGAAATTAATATTTTAAATTTATATAATCACTTTCCTAAACTCGATGATGAATTTTATTGCAAAAAAATAATTAAAAATTATATTAAACAAAATTAAAATTTTTAAATTAAAAAATTTTATATTTCTGAAAATAAAATCTAATAATTTTTCAAAACTTTGTCTAGTAATGTAAAAATTATTTTCTCTGTAGCTTCCATCGCATCAATTGTACATCCTCCAATATGAGGCGTAAGTATAATATTTTTACCTTGTTTTTTTAAGTCTGCCAGCGTCTTATCATAATTACTTAATTCTTGTTCTTCCCAATAAACATCAGTAGCATAACCTTTTAAAGAATTATTTTTAAGAGATTCTATTAAATATCTTTTTTCTATAATTTCTGCTCTAGCAGTATTAATTAGAAATTTATTTTTCATCAAATCAAATTCTTTTTTTGAAAAAAGTTTGGAACTTGTATGATTTAAATCAGCATTTATAGAAATAATGTCTGAATTAATAATCAATTCTTCAAGTGATTCACAAAAGGAATTATTATCAAAAAAGTTATTCTTAATATCATAAAAAAAAACTTTTGCTTTAAAACTTTCCAAATATTCCCTTAGATGATTTCCTATTCTTCCAAGACCTACTATACCTACTTTCATTTTACTCAATTCTCTTCCTCTAAATTTCATTCTATCTTTTGGTCCAATATTTTCCCAAGATGATTCAGCTAAAAAAACATTACGTATCAATCCTATTATTAAAAATAAAGTTAATTCACTTGTTGATCTTATATTTGCTATTTCATCTAAAGTATCTCTCAAAGATAAAACTTGTATTTTTTTAGTTTTACAATATTCTAAATCTATATGTCCTAGGCCAGTTGTAGGAGAAACTATATATTTTAATGATTTTGCTTTTTTCAATAGATTGATGCCTAAGTAATGAGCTAATCTACAAACAATAATTTCTGTTTTTTCATCAATTTGTTCTTGAATAAGAAAATTTAATTTTATTTTTTTTTGGACAGATTTTGAATAAGAATCATTCTCTAGAAAAAATATATTTGGATTGCTCATATTTTGTAAGACAACTGCTTTTGAAGATTAATTTTATTTGTTAATTTATTTGCTATTGAATCTAATATAATTTTTGATGCTTTTCCATTCCCATAAATTCTTGATGATGGATATTTTCCTTTCTTCAATTGGACATCAAAAGCATCTTTAATAGATTCATAATCAAAAGAATTAACTAAGATTACATTTTTAGAGACTTCTCTATTTTTTTGTCTTTCTCCAATTAATACTACTGGTGTTCCACTAAAGCTTGAGTCTCTTACAAATGAAGAAGAATTCCCTAGTGCGACTTGCGAATTTTTTAGTAAAGATTGAAAGTCTCTTGGCATAATATTAGTTATAAATCTAATATGTTTTATTTCTCTATTTGAATCTAATATCTCATTTGAACCAGGATCTGCATTGGGCCTTATCCATAAGATAGTACCTTGATAATTTTCTAAAACTTTTAAAAGATTTTTAATTAAAATTTTTGAGTCTTCAATTCCAGTAGTAATTGGATGTACGCAAATTAATAAATAACCTTTTTTCAAAATATCTAGACTTATTTTTTTATTATTTTCATCAATTATTTCTTGTAGAGAATCTAAATTTGAATTATTAGAAAGGATATAATCGCCTACAGGACAGCCAGAATTTACTATATTTTCCTTATATTCTCCCAATAGATTTATGATTTTAGCCGCCTTATCAGTAGAGGGGAAATGAAAATGTGCCATCTTGGTAATTAAATGTCTAGTAGTTTCGTCTATTGATGAAGACTGTTCTCCTCCTTGGATATGAACTAAGAACCTATTAGCATAAGAAGCAGCGATTGCACATCCTAGTGCCTCATACCGATCTCCAATTAATAATATTGCATCTGGATTAACTTTTTCATATAATTTTTTCATCTTATTAATAGTATTTGAAATTGTATCTAACATTGCTGAATGATTTCTACTCTTTACTTCAGTATTAACTTTATAGTCAACCTTAATTCCATCTATAGATACTTTATCAACAATAATTCCATATTCTTCTAATAAAGTAGTCCCTGAAAAACAGGTATAAATTTCAAATCTTTCATCTTGATAGCCTTCTAATATTAGAGGGAAAAGTCTGCCATAATTTGCTCTATCTACAAGATTAATTAGCAGTTTATATTTCATTTAAAATCATCCTCATTTATTAACTCATCGAACAAAATATCTCTTTTAGATAATTTTCCTATTATTTTGTCCTCATCTGCAAAAGTTAAACCCCCTCCTGGTTTTTTATATTTAATCATGTTTTTTTCAATCTTAGTTCCTTTCAAAATATCTACTGAAGCTACCATACTCCTACCAAAAAGATTTTTCATATTATTAATTTCTGGCGAAACAAAACTTTTATCTACTTTAGAATTAGTTATTAATTGTATTTCTTCAACAAAGTTTTTTAACATCGCAAATTCGCTGATAAGTATAGAAGAACTTGCGTCTGGTCCAAAGCATGATTTATTAAAAATTACATGTGTTTCAAGCATAGAAGTTGATTCACATGCTGCCGCGGCAAGACTAGGAGATAATTTGCCAGAATGATCGGATAATCCTGACTTAACTCCATATCGATTAACAATTGTAACTATATTTTCTATCCCTATTTCGGAAAGATTTGTTGGATATTTACTTGTACATTGAAGTACATAAATGTTATCAATATTTTTTTTTAAAATTTTTATTGATTTATCTATTTCATTCCAAGTAGACATTCCAGTTGATAGAACAATTTCGTCACATCTTTGAGACGCATATATTAAAAGTGGTTCATTATTCAATTCTCCTGAACCAATTTTTAATGTTTTAATATCAAGCTTTTCACAGAGATCTATAGCTTTATATGAAAAAGGACTAA
The genomic region above belongs to Prochlorococcus marinus XMU1405 and contains:
- a CDS encoding N-acetylneuraminate synthase family protein; the protein is MDSIRVIPEIAQAHDGSLGMAYSYVKALKDAGAKEIKFQMHFADEESTKKDRFRKNIFPQDIDRYSYWKRIEFSNKEWAELINYCRQLKINPIVSPFSYKAIDLCEKLDIKTLKIGSGELNNEPLLIYASQRCDEIVLSTGMSTWNEIDKSIKILKKNIDNIYVLQCTSKYPTNLSEIGIENIVTIVNRYGVKSGLSDHSGKLSPSLAAAACESTSMLETHVIFNKSCFGPDASSSILISEFAMLKNFVEEIQLITNSKVDKSFVSPEINNMKNLFGRSMVASVDILKGTKIEKNMIKYKKPGGGLTFADEDKIIGKLSKRDILFDELINEDDFK
- the rfbB gene encoding dTDP-glucose 4,6-dehydratase, which translates into the protein MKKNLKLIQNNLVELLENKKILITGGAGFIGGTLIRRLLKKSEAKIYNLDKLTYCSDLQSINQLLKNSKNKNNRYSFYKIDLFNQKELLEIICNIKPDIIMHLAAESHVDRSIDNADLFLKSNVIGTYNLLEAVKKYYSSLKNEKKNKFIFHHISTDEVFGTLGDSGKFNEETNYNPRSPYSATKASSDHLVRSWYHTFNLPIIITNCSNNFGPWQFPEKLIPLVIRKAILKEKIPIYGDGLNIRDWLFVEDHIDALLLVIIFGNAGETYCVGGGEEKTNIDIVKKICKYLDLKLNPTNSYLTQIDYVADRPGHDYRYSIDSSLIKKNLGWIPEHNFDTALFKTIDWYINNQNWCEKKIKDSGYQLERIGN
- the rfbC gene encoding dTDP-4-dehydrorhamnose 3,5-epimerase — its product is MDVQKCKTKKGVNINGPLLISPNVYEDERGYFMESWNMRAFNQKIIRDIIFVQDNHSKSKKNVLRGLHYQMPPYDQGKLVRCIKGEIFDVFVDLRINSETFLLWAGEYLNDKNKSQLWIPSGFAHGFLTITDTAEVLYKTTNYWSKDHEHTIKWDDNSINIEWPLNGNLPIQSDKDKNAENLNEISIKKLFKNDI
- a CDS encoding NAD(P)-dependent oxidoreductase, translated to MSNPNIFFLENDSYSKSVQKKIKLNFLIQEQIDEKTEIIVCRLAHYLGINLLKKAKSLKYIVSPTTGLGHIDLEYCKTKKIQVLSLRDTLDEIANIRSTSELTLFLIIGLIRNVFLAESSWENIGPKDRMKFRGRELSKMKVGIVGLGRIGNHLREYLESFKAKVFFYDIKNNFFDNNSFCESLEELIINSDIISINADLNHTSSKLFSKKEFDLMKNKFLINTARAEIIEKRYLIESLKNNSLKGYATDVYWEEQELSNYDKTLADLKKQGKNIILTPHIGGCTIDAMEATEKIIFTLLDKVLKNY
- the rfbD gene encoding dTDP-4-dehydrorhamnose reductase: MKVLLTGESGQLGKIIKLTKPENVNLIYNNRQNFNLNNHENCKRFIKKYKPDWVINTAAYTNVDMAEKEKEIAYSINALGPKAIAEALEETKGRLLHISTDYVFNGEQNHPYTTNQPVSPIGIYGNSKALGEKYISNILGIKNKCFIIRTSWLSGPIGNNFVLKILNLHKNKDEISVVSDQFGKPTSTINLAKVCWALIQNSFLDPNLKNYPEIMHWSDEGVTSWYEIAYRLGQLGEEYSLFTKAAKVIPISSSNYDSLAKRPPYSVLDCTTTKKILNLEGMHWRVALKEIIKHPLFKM
- the neuC gene encoding UDP-N-acetylglucosamine 2-epimerase, which translates into the protein MKYKLLINLVDRANYGRLFPLILEGYQDERFEIYTCFSGTTLLEEYGIIVDKVSIDGIKVDYKVNTEVKSRNHSAMLDTISNTINKMKKLYEKVNPDAILLIGDRYEALGCAIAASYANRFLVHIQGGEQSSSIDETTRHLITKMAHFHFPSTDKAAKIINLLGEYKENIVNSGCPVGDYILSNNSNLDSLQEIIDENNKKISLDILKKGYLLICVHPITTGIEDSKILIKNLLKVLENYQGTILWIRPNADPGSNEILDSNREIKHIRFITNIMPRDFQSLLKNSQVALGNSSSFVRDSSFSGTPVVLIGERQKNREVSKNVILVNSFDYESIKDAFDVQLKKGKYPSSRIYGNGKASKIILDSIANKLTNKINLQKQLSYKI
- the rfbA gene encoding glucose-1-phosphate thymidylyltransferase RfbA; this translates as MQRKGIILAGGSGTRLAPITKAISKQLMPIYNKPMIYYPLSTLMLCGIREILVITTPFHKESFMNLLGNGEDLGIRLNYKTQENPDGISQAFIIGENFINNSPVALILGDNLFNGSDLVKKLKIINKKYSKNTIFAFPVNDPERYGVVEFDENSKVINIEEKPKKAKSRYAITGLYFYDKSVVEKAHKIVPSSRGELEITSLNKLYLAENNLNVEIMNRGMAWLDTGTFDSLNQASNYIRILEKRQGLKIGCPYEVAWRNNWISDEKFKESAVKFEKSGYGNYFLDLINEKI